A genomic window from Glycine max cultivar Williams 82 chromosome 17, Glycine_max_v4.0, whole genome shotgun sequence includes:
- the LOC547473 gene encoding protein NRT1/ PTR FAMILY 2.11, whose product MEKGSMENNEKHVTENDPKIDYRGWKAMPFIIGNETFEKLGAIGTLANLLVYLTTVFNLKNITATNIINIFNGSTNFATFIGAFLSDTYFGRYKTIGFCTFTSFLGLLVIQLTAVFKNLHPPHCGKEMKTCKGPTAGQMAFLVSGFGLLLIGAAGVRPCNLAFGADQFNPNTDSGKKGINSFFNWYFFTFTFAQMVSLTLIVYVQSNVSWAIGLGIPAALMLISCVVYFMGSKIYVKVEPSGSPIAGIVQVFVVAVKKRSLKLPAEHPMLSLFNYVPPMSVNSKLPYTFQFRLLDKAAIVTPKDKIKPDGSAADPWNLCSIQQVEEAKCVVRVLPIWFAAIVYHLVIVQMHTLLVFQALQSDRRLGSSNFKIPGASFNVFLMLSMTLWLPIYDRIVVPFLCRITGKEGGITLLQRMGIGIFISALCMIVAGVVEEHRRSLALTNPIGVQPRKGAISSMSGLWLIPQLSLAGLSESFTAVGQVEFYYKQFPENMRSIAGSLFYCGMAGSSYLSTLLISIVHNTSEKSATGNWLPEDLNKGRLDFFYYMIAALEIMNLGYFLLCSKWYKYKEIGSSDLELNQVPKQSETSTIGV is encoded by the exons ATGGAGAAAGGAAGTATGGAGAACAATGAGAAACATGTGACAGAGAATGATCCTAAGATTGACTACAGAGGATGGAAGGCCATGCCCTTTATCATAG GAAATGAAACTTTTGAGAAATTGGGAGCCATTGGCACCTTAGCCAATCTCTTAGTCTATCTCACTACTGTATTCAACCTGAAGAACATCACAGCCACAAATATAATCAACATCTTCAACGGCAGCACCAACTTTGCTACCTTCATAGGTGCCTTCTTATCAGACACCTACTTTGGCCGCTACAAGACAATAGGATTCTGCACATTCACTTCATTTCTG GGATTGCTAGTGATACAACTTACAGCAGTATTTAAGAATCTGCATCCACCTCACTGTGGAAAGGAGATGAAAACATGCAAAGGACCAACTGCAGGGCAAATGGCTTTTCTAGTGAGTGGATTTGGTTTGCTGCTGATTGGTGCTGCTGGAGTCAGACCATGTAACTTGGCTTTTGGAGCTGATCAATTCAATCCCAATACAGATTCAGGAAAAAAAGGGATCAACAGTTTCTTCAATTGGTATTTTTTTACCTTCACTTTTGCTCAGATGGTGTCTTTGACACTGATTGTGTATGTACAGTCAAATGTGAGCTGGGCAATAGGGTTGGGAATTCCTGCTGCTTTGATGCTCATATCTTGTGTGGTGTATTTCATGGGCTCCAAAATCTATGTCAAAGTTGAACCTAGTGGTAGTCCCATAGCTGGTATTGTGCAAGTTTTTGTggttgcagtaaaaaaaaggaGTCTAAAACTACCTGCAGAGCATCCAATGCTTTCCCTCTTCAACTACGTGCCGCCTATGAGTGTTAACTCTAAGCTTCCTTACACGTTTCAATTCAG GTTATTGGACAAAGCAGCCATTGTGAccccaaaagataaaataaaaccaGATGGATCTGCAGCAGATCCATGGAATCTTTGCAGCATACAGCAAGTGGAGGAGGCAAAATGTGTGGTGAGAGTATTGCCAATATGGTTTGCAGCCATAGTGTACCACTTAGTCATTGTCCAAATGCACACCCTTCTAGTGTTCCAAGCCCTTCAATCCGATAGGCGTCTTGGAAGCAGCAACTTCAAGATCCCTGGTGCATCCTTTAATGTGTTCTTGATGTTGAGCATGACCTTGTGGCTACCAATCTATGACAGAATAGTGGTCCCTTTTCTCTGTCGAATCACCGGAAAAGAGGGTGGCATCACACTCCTTCAGAGGATGGGAATTGGCATTTTTATCTCTGCATTGTGCATGATAGTAGCCGGTGTAGTTGAAGAGCATAGAAGAAGTTTGGCTCTGACAAATCCTATTGGAGTGCAACCAAGAAAAGGTGCTATTTCATCAATGTCAGGTCTATGGTTAATTCCTCAGTTAAGTCTAGCCGGTCTATCTGAATCTTTCACTGCTGTTGGACAAGTTGAATTTTACTATAAGCAATTCCCTGAGAACATGAGAAGCATTGCAGGGTCACTATTCTACTGTGGCATGGCAGGGTCTAGTTATTTGAGCACTCTTCTGATTTCAATTGTTCACAATACTAGTGAGAAATCTGCGACTGGGAATTGGTTACCAGAAGATCTTAATAAGGGGAGATTGGATTTCTTTTATTACATGATTGCTGCTCTAGAAATCATGAATTTGGGGTACTTTCTGTTGTGTTCAAAATGGTACAAGTATAAGGAAATTGGCAGCAGTGACCTTGAACTCAACCAAGTACCCAAACAATCTGAAACATCCACCATtggtgtttaa
- the LOC100802859 gene encoding ATPase 11, plasma membrane-type, whose amino-acid sequence MGDKSQVLEAVLKETVDLENIPIEEVLENLRCGREGLSSEAAEERLTIFGHNKLEEKKESKFLKFLGFMWNPLSWVMEAAAIMAIALANGGGKAPDWQDFVGIITLLLINSTISFIEENNAGNAAAALMARLAPKAKVLRDGRWNEQDAAVLVPGDIISIKLGDIIPADARLLEGDPLKIDQSALTGESLPVTKGPGDGVYSGSTCKQGEIEAVVIATGVHTFFGKAAHLVDTTNQVGHFQKVLTAIGNFCICSIALGMVIEIIVMYPIQDRPYRSGIDNLLVLLIGGIPIAMPTVLSVTMAIGSHRLAQQGAITKRMTAIEEMAGMDVLCSDKTGTLTLNKLTVDKNLVEVFAKGVDPDTVILMAARASRLENQDAIDTAIVGMLADPKEARAGIQEVHFLPFNPTDKRTALTYLDQDGKMHRVSKGAPEQILNLAHNKADIERRVHSVIDKFAERGLRSLAVAYQEVPDGRKESAGGPWQFIGLLSLFDPPRHDSAETIRRALNLGVNVKMITGDQLAIGKETGRRLGMGTNMYPSSALLGQDKDESIVALPIDELIEKADGFAGVFPEHKYEIVKRLQARKHICGMTGDGVNDAPALKKADIGIAVADATDAARSASDIVLTEPGLSVIISAVLTSRAIFQRMKNYTIYAVSITIRIVLGFMLLALIWKFDFPPFMVLIIAILNDGTIMTISKDRVKPSPLPDSWKLAEIFTTGVVLGSYLAMMTVIFFWAAYKTNFFPRVFGVPTLEKTAHDDYRKLASAIYLQVSTISQALIFVTRSRGWSYVERPGLLLVFAFIVAQLIATLIAVYGNWSFCSIEGIGWGWAGVIWLYNIIFYIPLDIIKFLIRYALSGRAWDLVIEQRIAFTRQKDFGKEQRELQWAHAQRTLHGLQPADTKFNERTHVNELNQMAEEAKRRAEIARLRELHTLKGHVESVVRLKGLDIDTIQQAYTV is encoded by the exons ATGGGGGACAAGTCCCAAGTTTTGGAGGCTGTTTTGAAGGAAACTGTTGATTTG GAGAACATACCCATTGAGGAGGTTCTTGAGAATCTGAGATGTGGCAGAGAAGGGCTCAGCAGTGAAGCTGCTGAGGAGAGGCTCACCATTTTTGGTCACAACAAGCTAGAAGAGAAGAAA GAGAGCAAATTTTTGAAGTTCTTGGGATTTATGTGGAATCCTCTGTCATGGGTTATGGAGGCTGCTGCTATAATGGCTATTGCTCTTGCAAATGGAGGG gggAAGGCTCCTGATTGGCAAGACTTTGTGGGTATCATTACCTTGCTTCTCATCAATTCAACTATCAGTTTCATTGAGGAGAACAATGCTGGTAATGCTGCAGCAGCTCTCATGGCTCGGCTCGCTCCGAAAGCAAAG GTTCTTCGAGATGGTAGGTGGAATGAGCAAGATGCTGCGGTCCTGGTTCCCGGTGACATAATCAGCATCAAACTTGGAGATATTATTCCTGCAGATGCCCGGCTTCTTGAAGGGGATCCTTTGAAAATTGATCAA TCTGCACTTACCGGTGAGTCACTGCCAGTGACAAAGGGTCCTGGTGATGGAGTATATTCTGGTTCTACATGCAAACAAGGAGAGATTGAAGCTGTGGTCATTGCTACTGGTGTTCATACTTTCTTTGGGAAAGCTGCTCATCTTGTGGATACTACCAATCAAGTCGGTCACTTTCAAAAG GTCTTGACTGCAATTGGGAACTTCTGCATATGTTCAATTGCATTGGGGATGGTTATTGAAATTATTGTTATGTATCCCATCCAAGATCGGCCATATCGTTCTGGAATTGATAACCTCCTTGTACTTCTCATTGGAGGAATTCCAATTGCCATGCCCACAGTTTTGTCTGTGACCATGGCCATTGGTTCTCACAGGCTAGCTCAGCAG GGGGCCATCACCAAGAGGATGACAGCCATTGAAGAGATGGCAGGCATGGATGTGCTTTGCAGTGATAAAACTGGGACTCTGACATTGAATAAGCTTACTGTTGACAAAAATCTTGTTGAG GTTTTTGCAAAAGGAGTGGATCCAGATACTGTTATTTTGATGGCGGCCCGAGCTTCAAGGCTTGAGAATCAAGATGCAATTGATACAGCCATAGTTGGGATGTTGGCTGATCCAAAGGAG GCACGTGCTGGCATACAAGAAGTACATTTTCTTCCTTTCAATCCTACCGATAAGCGGACAGCATTGACTTATCTTGATCAAGATGGCAAAATGCATAGAGTAAGCAAAGGTGCACCAGAACAG ATCCTGAATCTTGCACACAATAAGGCAGACATTGAACGTAGAGTTCATTCAGTGATAGACAAGTTTGCAGAGCGTGGTTTACGATCTCTTGCTGTAGCATAccaa GAAGTTCCTGATGGAAGGAAAGAGAGTGCTGGAGGCCCGTGGCAATTTATTGgccttttgtctctctttgaccCACCTAGGCATGATAGTGCAGAAACAATACGAAGGGCACTAAACCTTGGAGTAAATGTCAAAATGATTACAG gggATCAGCTTGCTATAGGAAAGGAAACAGGTCGTCGCTTGGGAATGGGTACCAACATGTATCCTTCATCAGCTTTACTTGGGCAGGACAAGGATGAATCCATTGTTGCCTTGCCAATTGATGAACTAATAGAAAAGGCTGATGGATTTGCTGGTGTATTTCCTG AGCACAAGTATGAGATCGTGAAACGCTTGCAAGCTAGGAAACATATTTGTGGAATGACTGGTGATGGAGTGAACGATGCACCTGCCCTCAAGAAAGCAGACATTGGTATAGCTGTTGCTGATGCTACTGATGCAGCTCGCAGTGCATCTGATATTGTTCTAACAGAACCTGGACTTAGTGTTATTATTAGTGCTGTTTTGACAAGCCGAGCAATCTTCCagagaatgaaaaattataca ATTTATGCAGTATCAATTACAATACGTATTGTG CTTGGTTTCATGTTGCTGGCTCTCATTTGGAAGTTTGACTTTCCACCCTTTATGGTGCTTATTATCGCTATCCTAAATGATG GTACtattatgacaatttcaaaagATCGTGTAAAACCATCTCCTCTGCCAGATAGCTGGAAGCTAGCAGAGATATTTACTACTGGAGTTGTGCTTGGAAGTTACCTGGCAATGATGACAGTTATATTCTTTTGGGCGGCATACAAAACTAACTTTTTCCCG CGAGTGTTTGGAGTCCCAACTCTTGAAAAAACTGCTCATGATGATTACCGGAAACTTGCCTCTGCAATCTATCTTCAAGTGAGCACTATTAGTCAGGCTCTTATATTTGTAACTCGATCTCGAGGTTGGTCTTATGTTGAGCGTCCTGGTTTATTGCTGGTGTTTGCTTTTATTGTTGCTCAACTG ATTGCCACCTTGATTGCAGTATATGGAAACTGGAGCTTTTGCTCAATTGAAGGAATAGGTTGGGGTTGGGCTGGTGTTATATGGTTATATAACATCATATTCTACATCCCACTtgatatcattaaatttttaattcgcTATGCTCTGAGTGGTAGGGCTTGGGACCTTGTCATTGAGCAAAGG ATTGCATTCACAAGGCAAAAGGACTTTGGAAAGGAACAACGTGAACTACAATGGGCACATGCGCAAAGAACATTGCATGGATTACAACCAGCTGACACCAAGTTCAATGAGCGTACACATGTCAATGAACTCAATCAAATGGCCGAAGAAGCTAAAAGGAGAGCTGAAATTGCAAG gtTGAGAGAACTGCATACACTAAAAGGTCACGTAGAATCAGTTGTGAGATTGAAGGGGCTTGACATAGACACAATTCAGCAAGCATACACAGTCTAA